A genome region from Marispirochaeta aestuarii includes the following:
- a CDS encoding phosphoglycerate dehydrogenase gives MAEQQEILVTMATNLRDILYDHMEKRISSAGFKLNAVFSDTPLEDAKLKEKIKNAAGFIVSLEKVNDDLLKGAKNLKVVSKYGVGTDNIDLAAAESHGVEIANCPGSNSNAVAELVIGLMITMSRNTQNLCDRLREGRWTTEVGFELAGKRVGILGFGNIGRRVAKYLKPFTGDILVYDVFVDRKAEGEYGVRYTSVDEIIETSDYITLHLPLLPETRHLIDKDSLARMKKGVYLINAARGGVVDEDALFDAVVSGRVAGAGVDAFEFEPPTASRMLKDERFIVLPHIGAATVEASFNMVNMAIDNVLSVLAGKGNPHPVRMV, from the coding sequence ATGGCGGAGCAGCAGGAAATTCTGGTTACCATGGCAACAAATTTACGGGACATCCTGTATGATCATATGGAAAAAAGGATTTCCTCCGCAGGTTTCAAATTGAATGCTGTTTTCAGCGATACCCCCCTTGAAGACGCAAAGCTCAAAGAGAAGATAAAAAATGCCGCCGGGTTCATTGTAAGCCTGGAAAAGGTCAATGACGATCTGCTGAAGGGGGCAAAAAATCTGAAGGTCGTCTCGAAATACGGTGTAGGTACTGACAACATCGATCTTGCAGCCGCCGAAAGTCACGGCGTAGAAATAGCCAACTGTCCGGGTTCCAACAGTAATGCCGTAGCGGAACTCGTGATCGGACTGATGATTACCATGTCCCGGAACACTCAGAATCTCTGTGACAGACTCAGGGAAGGCAGGTGGACCACGGAAGTAGGATTTGAACTTGCCGGCAAACGGGTGGGCATCCTGGGATTCGGTAATATCGGACGCAGGGTCGCAAAATATCTGAAGCCCTTTACAGGGGATATTCTTGTCTACGATGTCTTTGTGGACAGAAAAGCTGAAGGTGAGTACGGAGTGCGGTACACGTCCGTGGATGAGATCATCGAAACATCCGACTACATTACGCTGCATCTGCCCCTGCTTCCTGAAACACGGCACCTGATTGACAAGGACAGCCTTGCAAGGATGAAAAAAGGTGTATATCTGATCAACGCGGCCCGCGGAGGAGTGGTCGATGAGGATGCCCTCTTCGACGCCGTAGTCAGCGGAAGGGTTGCCGGCGCGGGAGTCGATGCCTTTGAGTTTGAACCGCCCACAGCTTCCAGAATGCTGAAGGATGAGCGTTTTATTGTATTACCCCACATCGGGGCCGCCACCGTTGAAGCCAGTTTCAATATGGTGAACATGGCGATAGACAATGTTCTCTCCGTTCTCGCAGGAAAAGGGAATCCCCATCCGGTCAGGATGGTTTAA
- a CDS encoding 5'-methylthioadenosine/adenosylhomocysteine nucleosidase: MTGILGAMREEVEALVEASGGDRREKGSLTEYHLGRIEGKDVVIAKSGVGKVLSALSAAELIMRYRPERLIFAGIAGGIKEGLNIGDLVVGTDCLQYDMDVRGLGYPVGAIPFTPYREIPGDPELLRIMESYRGEDYAVHFGRVLTGDTFVTDRDSPLRQKLFSELDGAVVEMEGASVALTARVYNVPVLVLRFVSDAADGRAPKNFQEFLAVASTHLVGVLSHLLRRIP, translated from the coding sequence ATGACAGGTATACTCGGTGCAATGCGCGAAGAAGTTGAAGCCCTCGTTGAAGCGTCAGGGGGCGACAGGAGAGAGAAGGGGAGCCTGACGGAGTACCATCTGGGACGGATTGAAGGAAAGGATGTAGTGATCGCCAAATCAGGGGTAGGAAAGGTCCTTTCCGCCCTCAGCGCTGCGGAACTGATCATGCGCTACAGACCGGAACGTCTGATTTTTGCCGGCATTGCCGGGGGCATAAAGGAGGGGCTGAATATCGGTGATCTTGTGGTCGGCACCGACTGCCTGCAGTACGACATGGATGTCAGAGGTCTCGGGTATCCCGTGGGGGCCATCCCGTTTACTCCCTACAGGGAGATTCCGGGAGACCCGGAGCTCCTGAGAATCATGGAGTCCTACCGGGGAGAGGATTATGCTGTCCACTTCGGACGGGTCCTCACGGGTGACACCTTCGTGACCGACAGGGACTCGCCCCTGAGGCAGAAACTCTTCAGTGAACTGGATGGCGCTGTTGTGGAAATGGAAGGCGCTTCCGTTGCCCTTACAGCCAGGGTCTACAATGTACCGGTTCTTGTGCTTCGCTTTGTTTCCGACGCAGCGGACGGCAGGGCTCCCAAAAATTTTCAGGAGTTCCTTGCCGTCGCGTCAACTCACCTGGTCGGTGTTCTTTCCCATCTCCTCAGGCGAATTCCCTGA
- a CDS encoding tripartite tricarboxylate transporter TctB family protein, producing MFKKAEIVFGGAAILFALLFFILAGDFPGARGHDVGMAFYPRVLSVLIIVLSFIVIFQGITRKETETESTGTLFYTEDNGVRRVVLLILATLIYPFLLQYAGFLILTPVYLGFLMWVIGAGKIPRILLLSVLTTVLIYVIFQRMLKIPLPTGLFYN from the coding sequence GTGTTCAAGAAAGCTGAAATAGTATTTGGAGGAGCTGCCATCCTGTTCGCCCTCCTGTTTTTCATTCTGGCAGGCGATTTCCCTGGCGCCAGAGGCCATGATGTAGGTATGGCCTTTTATCCCAGGGTACTCAGTGTCCTCATTATCGTTCTCTCCTTTATTGTAATTTTTCAGGGAATAACAAGAAAGGAGACAGAAACAGAAAGCACGGGGACTCTTTTTTATACGGAGGACAATGGTGTACGGCGGGTTGTACTGCTGATACTGGCAACCTTGATTTATCCGTTCCTTCTTCAATATGCCGGGTTCCTTATCCTTACACCGGTGTATCTCGGATTCCTGATGTGGGTTATCGGCGCCGGCAAAATACCCAGGATATTGCTGCTTTCCGTTCTTACCACTGTCTTAATCTATGTCATTTTTCAGCGTATGTTGAAAATCCCCCTGCCTACGGGTCTCTTCTACAACTGA
- a CDS encoding TRAP transporter large permease: MGLFLAVLTFVFTLFVGVPVGVSLGLMGLVGVAFMGTVPMEVVAQRIFTGLDSFPLMCIPFFILAGDLMNSGRITERLIKFADMLVGRMRGALAHANIIASMFFGGITGSAAADVSALGSMLIPAMEKDGYTPDFSAAVTASSSLQGPIIPPSILAVIYGATMGQSIGALFAAGIPLGVLFGLSDMAVVIFLAKKLNFPKKVLNLTTKEKLSIIGQAIVALIMPLIILGGILSGVFTPTEAAGVAVGYAFFISLYVLKTVKYRDLPKIILNSALSTGSVFLLLAAANLFSWVLSTYQVPAMITRTILSISESPVVIILLIDLILLLVGTVMDPGAAIIMLAPALAPLAAQAGLHEIQFGMLMITALALGLITPPVGLCLFISADIAKISMERVAKAVFPFFVIHLLVIGMISFMPDLVLFAPKVFGYL; encoded by the coding sequence ATGGGACTCTTTTTAGCAGTATTAACATTTGTTTTCACCCTCTTCGTGGGTGTTCCCGTCGGGGTGTCTCTCGGCCTCATGGGACTCGTGGGGGTCGCTTTCATGGGAACGGTGCCCATGGAAGTAGTCGCCCAGCGCATATTTACCGGACTTGATTCCTTTCCGCTGATGTGTATTCCCTTCTTTATCCTGGCGGGGGACCTGATGAACAGCGGCAGGATCACCGAACGCCTGATCAAGTTCGCGGATATGCTTGTCGGAAGAATGAGGGGTGCTCTCGCCCACGCAAATATCATAGCCAGCATGTTCTTCGGCGGTATAACCGGTTCGGCAGCAGCTGACGTTTCGGCCCTTGGGTCCATGCTCATCCCGGCCATGGAGAAAGACGGTTATACCCCTGATTTCAGTGCGGCGGTAACCGCATCGTCATCCCTGCAGGGGCCGATCATTCCTCCAAGTATCCTGGCGGTAATCTACGGGGCCACCATGGGGCAGTCCATCGGAGCCCTCTTTGCTGCCGGTATCCCCCTGGGTGTCCTCTTCGGTTTATCCGACATGGCGGTGGTTATCTTTCTTGCGAAGAAACTGAACTTCCCCAAGAAAGTGCTGAACCTTACCACAAAGGAGAAACTTTCCATAATCGGACAGGCCATAGTGGCCCTCATAATGCCGCTGATTATCCTTGGAGGAATCCTGAGCGGCGTCTTTACACCCACCGAAGCAGCGGGCGTCGCTGTAGGTTATGCCTTCTTTATATCCCTGTACGTTCTCAAGACTGTCAAGTACCGGGACCTTCCGAAGATAATCCTTAACTCTGCATTGAGCACGGGTTCGGTTTTCCTGCTCCTGGCAGCGGCGAACCTCTTCTCCTGGGTTCTCAGTACCTACCAGGTTCCGGCCATGATTACCCGCACGATTCTTTCCATAAGCGAAAGTCCCGTGGTAATTATTCTGCTCATCGACCTTATCCTCCTTTTAGTCGGTACGGTAATGGACCCCGGCGCTGCAATCATCATGCTTGCACCGGCACTTGCACCTCTGGCAGCTCAGGCGGGCCTGCATGAAATCCAGTTCGGTATGCTGATGATTACCGCCCTCGCCCTGGGGCTGATTACACCTCCCGTGGGTTTGTGCCTGTTCATCAGTGCGGATATCGCAAAAATCAGTATGGAACGGGTGGCAAAGGCGGTGTTTCCCTTCTTTGTTATCCACCTTCTGGTTATCGGAATGATATCCTTTATGCCGGACCTGGTACTTTTTGCTCCGAAGGTTTTCGGTTACTTGTAA
- a CDS encoding tripartite tricarboxylate transporter substrate binding protein: MKKFLAVLLILGLSLVVFAEGQGEAKKIDYPTKPIHMVVPWAAGGGTDAVARVLAKEAEPFLGTTIVVENRTGGGGAVGHSAVSQAKPDGYLIGLTTVELIIQPHIQEVPYSHEEMAPIIQVNSDPAAITVPADSEWDTLEEFLDYARAHPGELQCSGTGYAGIWHIALLDLSQKSGTEFTFVPSQGAAPAVTELLGGHIDFVSCSPPEVAAQVEAGQLKMLAVSGNERHPNFPDVPTMAELGYDVQTTVWRGVQAPKGTPQEIIDILHDAFKKAYESENFKKTMNNVGLGMVYRNGEDFKKMIAESYDTFGEIVSAFDL; this comes from the coding sequence ATGAAAAAATTTTTAGCGGTGTTACTGATCCTCGGGCTCTCCCTGGTGGTGTTTGCCGAAGGACAGGGAGAAGCCAAGAAGATCGACTACCCGACTAAACCGATCCATATGGTTGTTCCATGGGCAGCGGGTGGCGGAACTGACGCTGTAGCCCGGGTGCTCGCAAAAGAGGCAGAACCCTTCCTCGGAACCACCATCGTTGTGGAAAACCGGACAGGCGGCGGCGGAGCTGTCGGCCACAGTGCTGTTTCTCAGGCAAAACCCGATGGATACCTTATCGGTCTCACAACGGTAGAGCTGATTATTCAGCCCCATATTCAGGAAGTTCCCTACAGCCATGAAGAGATGGCTCCCATCATTCAGGTTAACTCTGATCCTGCGGCAATTACTGTTCCCGCTGACTCCGAATGGGACACCCTGGAAGAGTTTCTGGATTACGCCAGGGCACATCCCGGCGAACTGCAGTGCAGCGGTACCGGTTATGCCGGTATCTGGCATATCGCCCTGCTCGATCTCTCCCAGAAAAGCGGAACCGAGTTTACCTTTGTTCCTTCCCAGGGAGCAGCTCCTGCAGTTACCGAGCTTCTCGGCGGTCATATCGACTTTGTAAGCTGCAGTCCTCCCGAAGTAGCAGCCCAGGTAGAGGCCGGACAGCTGAAGATGCTGGCGGTTTCCGGCAATGAACGCCACCCCAACTTCCCCGATGTCCCCACCATGGCGGAACTCGGCTACGACGTACAGACGACTGTATGGCGGGGTGTTCAGGCTCCCAAGGGTACTCCCCAGGAAATCATCGACATTCTCCACGACGCCTTCAAAAAGGCTTATGAATCCGAAAACTTCAAAAAGACCATGAATAACGTGGGGCTTGGTATGGTTTATCGGAACGGCGAGGATTTCAAAAAAATGATTGCCGAAAGTTACGACACCTTCGGCGAGATTGTTTCCGCCTTCGATCTTTAG
- a CDS encoding ABC transporter permease, whose amino-acid sequence MNGFLAITKRELKSYFSSPVVYVYIAMFTLVCGYFFYRNFIYFSMLSMQGSYGSSGSMVLNITEAVFAPVHSNYLFVMLILVPLITMRVFSEEKKTGTLELLISFPVRYMDVVLAKVFSAFAVLAITLGLTLLFPLVVSFFGRIEIIPVLTSYLGLFFVGLAFISIGTFFSSLTENQIIAAVLSFGIILLLWAIEWTASFVPGVFGRVLSEMSVYNHFRDFNRGVINSNDAIFFLNITVFFAGLTLINLQRRTWKS is encoded by the coding sequence ATGAACGGTTTTCTGGCAATTACAAAGCGCGAACTCAAATCCTATTTCAGCTCACCCGTTGTCTATGTCTACATAGCCATGTTCACCCTGGTTTGCGGGTATTTTTTCTATCGTAATTTTATCTATTTTTCCATGCTGAGCATGCAGGGATCCTACGGTTCCTCCGGATCCATGGTCCTCAATATTACCGAAGCGGTCTTTGCCCCCGTGCATTCAAATTACCTCTTTGTCATGCTGATCCTGGTACCCCTGATTACCATGAGGGTTTTTTCCGAGGAAAAAAAGACCGGAACCCTTGAGCTCCTCATCAGCTTTCCGGTGCGATATATGGACGTGGTCCTGGCGAAGGTTTTTTCCGCCTTTGCCGTACTGGCCATCACCCTGGGGCTCACGCTTCTGTTTCCTCTGGTTGTATCGTTTTTCGGACGGATCGAGATAATTCCGGTACTGACCTCGTACCTGGGACTCTTCTTTGTCGGACTTGCGTTTATTTCCATAGGTACCTTCTTTTCCTCCCTCACGGAAAACCAGATAATCGCAGCGGTGTTGTCCTTCGGAATAATCCTGCTCCTGTGGGCAATTGAATGGACCGCCTCGTTTGTTCCCGGCGTTTTCGGAAGAGTCCTTTCAGAGATGTCCGTCTATAACCACTTTCGTGACTTTAATCGCGGAGTAATCAACTCCAATGATGCGATTTTCTTTCTGAACATTACAGTTTTCTTCGCCGGATTAACCCTGATAAATCTGCAGCGACGTACATGGAAGAGTTGA
- a CDS encoding GldG family protein, which translates to MATKRSFDYSLLVIPLLLLAILVIVQVLSYRFTLRSDLTDRKLYSLSEKSLNVLRELDGSPLKATAFFLTDDYNRESTRDLLDQYRQSYTGFEFELVDPSKNPRLVEKYEVGSNGTIVLEYQGRETKVVSQEEESITNAIHRLAVDSTSVLYFLSGHGEKTPEEGFRELAGALQDEHYETRELLLLREDSIPDDADAIVIAGLREALSDHEIGLITEYFETGGNILFMADPYRRTGLEEYLAENGILLGIDTIVDERSQVMGGDYLFPIVSDYGRHSITESIDLITFFPIARSITVAEEKPEGTEISVLARTGADTWAEMDYEALGEGQTRFDPELDVPGPLTLGVALSREDSDGKGGGRMVIYGDSDFADDDYIDVSGNKDLIMNTFAWLTSDPSLIGIRSRDPSHTPIILTEGQTRAVFWLLIVLLPAMALIAGAGVWLVSRWKK; encoded by the coding sequence ATGGCGACTAAACGTTCTTTTGATTATTCTTTACTGGTTATTCCCCTTCTATTATTGGCGATTCTGGTCATTGTCCAGGTCCTTTCGTATCGCTTTACCCTGCGCTCAGATCTGACTGATCGAAAGCTTTACAGTCTGTCGGAGAAGAGCCTCAATGTGCTCAGGGAGCTTGACGGCTCCCCCCTGAAGGCAACGGCCTTTTTTCTGACCGATGACTACAACCGGGAAAGCACCCGGGACCTCCTGGATCAGTACCGACAGAGTTATACCGGCTTCGAGTTCGAGCTGGTCGATCCGTCCAAGAATCCCCGTCTTGTTGAAAAATACGAGGTCGGCAGTAACGGTACCATTGTACTGGAGTATCAGGGACGGGAAACCAAGGTGGTAAGTCAGGAAGAAGAATCCATCACCAACGCAATACACCGTCTTGCCGTTGACTCCACAAGCGTTCTCTACTTTTTATCCGGTCACGGTGAGAAGACTCCGGAAGAAGGTTTCAGAGAACTCGCAGGCGCACTTCAGGACGAGCACTACGAGACACGGGAACTTCTTCTGCTGAGGGAAGACAGCATACCCGATGATGCAGACGCTATTGTCATAGCCGGACTTCGGGAGGCCCTCTCGGACCACGAAATCGGACTGATTACAGAATATTTTGAAACCGGGGGAAACATACTTTTCATGGCCGATCCCTACAGGCGTACAGGTCTTGAGGAGTACCTCGCAGAAAACGGGATCCTTCTGGGAATCGACACGATCGTGGACGAGAGAAGCCAGGTGATGGGCGGGGATTATCTGTTCCCCATCGTCTCCGACTACGGTCGTCACAGTATAACCGAATCCATTGATCTGATTACCTTTTTTCCCATAGCCCGCTCGATTACTGTGGCCGAAGAAAAACCGGAAGGGACGGAAATAAGTGTTCTTGCAAGGACCGGCGCCGATACCTGGGCAGAGATGGATTATGAGGCCCTGGGAGAGGGCCAGACGCGCTTTGACCCGGAGCTTGATGTACCCGGACCCCTGACCCTCGGTGTAGCCCTGAGCAGGGAGGATTCCGACGGGAAAGGCGGCGGCAGAATGGTCATCTACGGAGATTCGGATTTTGCGGACGACGATTACATTGATGTCTCCGGAAATAAAGACCTCATCATGAATACCTTTGCCTGGTTGACCAGCGATCCGAGTCTTATTGGCATCAGGTCCAGGGATCCAAGCCACACCCCCATAATTCTTACGGAGGGACAAACCCGGGCCGTCTTCTGGCTGCTTATTGTTCTGCTTCCCGCCATGGCGCTGATCGCCGGAGCAGGTGTATGGCTGGTATCCCGATGGAAAAAATAA
- a CDS encoding tripartite tricarboxylate transporter permease, producing the protein MEAILSGLELLLQPLPLLMLFSGVIGGIVVGALPGLTATMGVAILVPFSFGMEPVPGLLMLLGLYAGAIYGGSVAAILINTPGTPSAAATILDGTPLFNKGEAGRAIGMATFASVFGGIGSAIFLVTLAPLLSRFALAFSAPEYFALAVLGITIIGSISSGSLAKGLLSGCIGLIIATIGMDPIQGYTRYTFGTVNLMGGVPFIPALIGLFAVSEAITQFERLIEPIKEEVNLKKLIPSFSDIKRVMRTMLKSTVIGTFVGALPGAGGDIASFVCYNEAQRSSKHPETFGTGEIEGVAAAETGNNASTGGALIPTLSLGVPGDSVTAIIIGALMVQGLRPGPLLFRDHLDIVNALFIGFIAANVFFGIFGLMMAGFLSKLIMISKRSLIPIIMVLAIVGSFAMQNNIFDIFLMLLLGIFGYLVRKINVPLGPIVLALILGPMVEENFRKSLVMSYGDYSVFFVRPISAVLLLLALISVITTIVRERKGKHLPGTE; encoded by the coding sequence ATGGAAGCTATACTAAGCGGTCTGGAACTACTCTTACAGCCCCTTCCTTTGCTGATGCTCTTTTCCGGTGTAATAGGCGGTATTGTCGTGGGAGCACTCCCCGGGCTGACCGCCACCATGGGGGTTGCCATTCTTGTCCCCTTTTCCTTTGGAATGGAACCGGTTCCGGGGCTTTTGATGCTCCTTGGACTCTACGCAGGAGCCATATACGGCGGTTCTGTGGCAGCCATTCTGATAAACACACCGGGAACCCCCTCGGCGGCTGCTACAATTCTGGACGGAACTCCTCTGTTTAACAAGGGCGAGGCCGGACGGGCAATCGGCATGGCGACCTTTGCATCGGTTTTCGGCGGTATAGGAAGCGCGATTTTTCTGGTAACCCTGGCTCCCCTTCTTTCGAGGTTCGCCCTTGCCTTCAGCGCACCGGAATATTTTGCCCTGGCGGTACTGGGAATAACGATCATCGGCAGTATATCCAGCGGTTCCCTTGCAAAAGGACTCCTGAGCGGGTGTATCGGTCTTATAATAGCCACCATCGGTATGGATCCTATTCAGGGATACACCCGATACACCTTCGGCACCGTCAACCTTATGGGAGGAGTTCCCTTCATACCCGCCCTGATCGGGCTCTTTGCCGTTTCCGAGGCCATAACGCAGTTTGAACGGCTCATTGAACCGATAAAGGAAGAAGTCAACCTGAAGAAACTTATTCCGAGTTTTTCCGATATAAAACGGGTTATGCGGACCATGCTGAAGAGTACGGTTATCGGGACCTTCGTAGGGGCACTGCCCGGAGCAGGCGGCGATATCGCCTCCTTCGTCTGCTACAACGAAGCCCAGAGAAGCTCCAAACATCCGGAAACCTTCGGTACCGGAGAGATCGAAGGTGTCGCCGCGGCGGAAACGGGAAACAACGCATCCACCGGCGGAGCGCTTATTCCGACCCTGAGCCTTGGAGTTCCCGGAGACTCGGTTACAGCCATCATTATCGGCGCCCTGATGGTTCAGGGACTGCGGCCGGGTCCCCTGCTTTTCAGGGATCACCTGGATATCGTAAACGCCCTATTTATCGGCTTTATTGCGGCGAATGTATTTTTCGGCATCTTCGGCCTGATGATGGCAGGATTTCTCTCAAAACTGATTATGATTTCCAAAAGGTCCCTGATCCCGATCATCATGGTCCTGGCGATAGTCGGTTCCTTTGCCATGCAGAACAACATTTTCGACATCTTTCTGATGCTGCTCCTGGGAATCTTCGGTTATCTTGTACGCAAGATAAATGTCCCCCTGGGCCCGATCGTACTGGCCCTGATCCTCGGTCCCATGGTGGAGGAAAACTTCCGCAAGTCTCTGGTGATGTCCTACGGGGATTACTCGGTCTTTTTCGTACGCCCCATTTCTGCGGTGCTCCTTCTTCTCGCCCTGATTTCGGTGATCACCACCATCGTCAGGGAACGAAAGGGAAAACACCTGCCCGGAACAGAATAG
- a CDS encoding TRAP transporter small permease, with product MVKSLLAGLDKFSELYQKIMRPVLVFFYSILTVIILYAVFMRYVLNSAPSWSEEMSRYIMVWTALLSMAIALREGRHIGLSSLVERVWGKYTPVAFFIADVFMFAFFATISYTGFKMAIFVVNQRSPSMNWPMWIPYLSIPVGGVFLSLESFILMLRKLVRS from the coding sequence ATGGTTAAATCATTGCTTGCAGGATTAGACAAATTCAGTGAGCTGTATCAGAAGATCATGAGACCTGTGCTGGTCTTTTTTTACAGCATACTGACTGTCATCATTCTATACGCGGTTTTTATGCGCTACGTCCTGAATTCCGCTCCCTCATGGTCCGAAGAGATGTCCAGGTACATCATGGTCTGGACAGCCCTCCTTTCCATGGCCATCGCTCTCAGGGAGGGACGCCACATAGGCCTTTCATCGCTGGTTGAAAGGGTGTGGGGTAAATACACCCCCGTCGCATTTTTTATTGCCGATGTGTTCATGTTCGCTTTCTTTGCCACCATAAGCTATACAGGCTTCAAGATGGCAATTTTTGTTGTCAATCAGCGTTCGCCGAGCATGAACTGGCCGATGTGGATTCCCTATCTCTCAATTCCAGTGGGAGGAGTTTTTCTTTCTCTGGAATCTTTTATTCTCATGTTGCGCAAACTGGTCCGGTCTTAA
- a CDS encoding DctP family TRAP transporter solute-binding subunit, giving the protein MRKLLVVLLVALFSLSLFAAGEGEAADTSKAQYTIKYATGDPPDVLTASAHADAVMFKNYVEARSGGRIKVEIYPANELGSEREQLEGVQLGSIQMCNVSEGTVGIFFPEILALSVPYAFRTYTEAWAVADSPYMKNLMGKMVKDTGIRNLDVNQNGFRNFSNNVRPVRTPADMKGLKIRTMEHRGHMAMVNELGANAVPIAWGELYSALQQKVVDGQENPPSLVQAMKFYEVQKYYTLDGHIYSIDFTFINNKFYNSLPADLRQIVYEGADISGTIHKSLETYVSNVTAVGALIEEGMEVYTPSAEEIAQFQQATQGPVMEWIKNEIDPKWVNDFMKTIDTVKKGLVAPSGTEPGNGFVIQQ; this is encoded by the coding sequence ATGCGAAAATTGTTAGTTGTTCTACTGGTCGCCCTCTTCTCCCTCTCTCTCTTTGCCGCCGGCGAAGGAGAAGCTGCGGACACCAGCAAGGCCCAGTACACCATCAAGTATGCCACCGGAGATCCGCCTGATGTACTGACCGCTTCCGCCCATGCGGATGCCGTAATGTTCAAGAATTACGTTGAAGCCCGGTCCGGCGGACGGATCAAGGTAGAGATCTATCCCGCCAACGAACTTGGTTCCGAACGGGAACAGCTGGAAGGCGTTCAGCTCGGCAGTATTCAGATGTGTAACGTAAGTGAAGGAACCGTAGGTATCTTCTTCCCGGAGATTCTGGCTCTTTCCGTTCCCTATGCATTCCGCACCTACACTGAAGCCTGGGCAGTTGCCGACAGCCCCTACATGAAGAACCTGATGGGCAAAATGGTGAAGGATACCGGTATCCGCAATCTGGACGTTAACCAGAACGGTTTCCGTAACTTCTCCAACAACGTACGCCCCGTTCGTACTCCCGCTGACATGAAGGGTCTCAAGATCCGGACCATGGAACACCGCGGACACATGGCAATGGTCAATGAACTCGGCGCCAACGCAGTACCCATCGCCTGGGGCGAGCTCTACAGCGCTCTGCAGCAGAAGGTTGTAGACGGACAGGAGAATCCCCCGAGCCTCGTACAGGCCATGAAGTTCTATGAAGTACAGAAGTACTACACCCTGGACGGACACATCTACAGTATCGACTTCACCTTCATCAACAACAAATTCTACAACAGTCTGCCCGCAGATCTGCGTCAGATCGTTTACGAAGGCGCTGATATCTCCGGTACCATTCACAAGTCTCTGGAAACCTATGTTTCCAACGTAACCGCCGTTGGCGCTCTGATCGAAGAGGGTATGGAAGTTTATACCCCCTCTGCCGAAGAGATCGCTCAGTTCCAGCAGGCGACCCAGGGCCCGGTTATGGAGTGGATCAAGAACGAAATCGACCCCAAGTGGGTTAATGACTTCATGAAAACCATCGACACCGTCAAGAAAGGCCTCGTAGCTCCTTCTGGAACAGAACCCGGAAACGGTTTTGTAATCCAGCAGTAG
- a CDS encoding ABC transporter ATP-binding protein, with translation MISVEELTKNYGPVRAVDNASFSVQAGETVGFLGPNGAGKTTTMRIMTGLFTPSSGDIKVDGYSILSNPLEVKQRIGYLPESAPVYLDMTVEGYLRFVCEIKKVPPRQRSEQIDKVVAECGLESVRTRTARKLSKGYRQRLGLAQALVGDPPVIILDEPTVGLDPTQTFEFRKLIQGLKGNRTVILSSHILPEVSMICDRVVIISKGKILAQDSPEALAQRLQSHSEFLLTVDGPEQEITADLESLQGIRDIRTVHHPVSGGVQFRVVADLENDPRDRMVRKILEKNHRLLELSVVTAGLEDVFLNLVTEEGGAV, from the coding sequence ATGATCTCAGTAGAAGAATTAACGAAAAACTACGGCCCGGTAAGGGCCGTAGATAATGCAAGCTTCAGCGTCCAGGCAGGGGAGACAGTCGGTTTCCTCGGTCCCAACGGCGCTGGGAAAACCACAACCATGCGGATTATGACCGGTCTGTTTACGCCGAGTTCAGGGGACATCAAGGTGGATGGATATTCCATTCTCAGTAATCCCCTGGAGGTAAAGCAGCGTATCGGCTATCTGCCGGAAAGTGCTCCGGTTTATCTGGATATGACCGTAGAGGGATACCTTCGTTTCGTCTGTGAAATAAAAAAGGTTCCTCCCCGGCAGCGATCAGAGCAGATCGACAAGGTCGTTGCAGAATGCGGCCTGGAATCTGTCAGAACCCGGACGGCACGAAAACTGTCGAAGGGTTATCGACAGCGTCTCGGTCTTGCCCAGGCCCTTGTGGGGGATCCTCCCGTTATCATTCTCGATGAACCGACTGTCGGTCTCGATCCGACCCAGACCTTCGAGTTCCGTAAACTCATTCAGGGTCTGAAGGGAAACCGCACCGTCATTCTCAGCAGCCACATCCTGCCGGAGGTCAGTATGATCTGTGACAGGGTTGTGATCATTTCAAAGGGAAAAATCCTGGCCCAGGACTCACCTGAAGCCCTGGCTCAGCGGCTTCAGTCCCACTCGGAGTTCCTCCTCACCGTCGACGGACCTGAACAGGAGATTACCGCTGACCTCGAATCCCTTCAGGGAATACGGGACATAAGAACAGTGCATCATCCGGTCTCCGGCGGAGTACAGTTCCGCGTGGTCGCGGATCTGGAAAACGATCCCCGGGATCGGATGGTCCGAAAGATCCTGGAAAAGAATCACCGCCTTCTGGAGTTGTCGGTGGTGACTGCGGGTCTGGAAGATGTATTCCTGAACCTTGTTACAGAGGAGGGCGGCGCTGTATGA